The following are from one region of the Salvelinus fontinalis isolate EN_2023a chromosome 5, ASM2944872v1, whole genome shotgun sequence genome:
- the cracd gene encoding capping protein inhibiting regulator of actin dynamics isoform X1: MFLSSLSECCSVHSIFTFSFLTRDSHTKDNYNLHDHSLFLSPQTRCAVTMATDASETHLEVTVSESPERRRQGKFQPFRRLFGRRKKREAAERGFDAVELKASFSTGEVCNGVVSDDEETNQHLRELNPIGARALSHDSVFIPEEAVQEPSPEHTMSQENVSDKVRNLQRQIAQNIKFGQRPPSLRKSEGDEGSSDEEEVPRSPLKVLAQVEAEPVDTETKGASQSQEPSQSHGAAQTGTPSTPVKSPRSKRVLPATGTIESIDLDGVPQSVPRLDNTAAKHKLSVKPKNQRISRKHRRFTQDLQEVDIPGILQEETDAADVQYRTAEEETPPEKTKKQKLQENERQESRRKRELAEQRHREEEEDRKKKAEEWRLRELEEERCRLQEEELIRKEEEERRQGEEMERRMKEEEEKRIREDEERRQRELEVMRIREEEERIQREEERRMREELELMQQEEEQRTLEEEKRRKEEEERMRKEEEERKQHELEAERLCVEEEKRLKEAEEEEERKKKQVEEKRKLLAEEEEEKRLCAEVAASNSDPERKRRAEEVRWREMEERQRPFTFKVSSGEKQILFQKVNLTPVTPASSQQVGAVAEHKEGAKASSPGGADSPTLPSSQYVPHTAILVTGAQLCGTAVNLDHIKETACKSLLGLADEKKAAMGTPPPTKSKTSPDRKSGKTKSLSESTDQSSAAVLAEWASIRSKIFKGTGEGKYEEYPDHQSQSRPSSEDQSPFLHSNLRKTMSASAKFSITPARKKFSDSNRNSEVLSQEEKKGGRPASAVSDTSSSASVPPAASPAPDSKTQSRGGKTVRIADGTGECMFAKDLPSFIVPSSSQASPRPKGSETDTGSLGGESEDSDGREEGEEKGQPSPFGIKLRRTNYSLRFHSDQSTDKRKKRYSAGDSFDGVPSPLTPIDRDSDASVFSNSSSPASPLRESFPGVKPGHVIVSLPEPRAKAGKSPTPSMHSEGEKLPSKPSLYQRPSTSPKSATPPPSPLPKVGRESSSDAVVQRSWVEADSAGHEERGERRREETSAVAQLHRNGQGQSQGQGEEEPKEKRSFFPSISIPWREKADRKTELIRREGKPSLQSRHSLDSTRVQDKESGPLWITLALQKQKGFREQQQSRDERRNHREAKLSEKQTKDKDSDVLLSPMEGKGSRNTNPPKPQTPEEAKRPDTLLGRLERRDLLKKANTLPSSVTVEIADSTPSPPAVKELTKRFPSTDSPQVSTEPAWLALAKRKAKAWSDCPQIIK, translated from the exons atgtttctctcttCACTCAGTGAGTGCTGCTCTGTCcacagcattttcactttttctTTCCTGACAAGGGACTCTCACACTAAAGACAACTACAACCTCCATGATCACTCCCTTTTTCTCTCACCACAGACAAGGTGTGCCGTTACCATGGCTACGGACGCCAGTGAAACTCATTTAGAGGTAACCGTATCCGAAAGCCCAG AGAGGCGACGGCAGGGCAAATTCCAGCCGTTCCGACGCCTGTttgggaggaggaagaagagggaggcagCGGAAAGGGGCTTTGATGCAGTAGAGCTGAAGGCTAGCTTCTCCACAGGGGAAGTGTGCAACGGAGTCGTCTCAGATGATGAGGAGACCAATCAACATCTGAG GGAGCTGAACCCCATTGGCGCCCGAGCCCTCTCCCACGACAGTGTGTTTATCCCAGAGGAAGCAGTACAGGAGCCCAGTCCAGAACATACCATGTCCCAGGAAAACGTCTCCGATAAAGTCAGGAACCTGCAG AGGCAGATAGCACAGAATATCAAGTTTGGCCAGAGGCCCCCCTCTCTGAGGAAGAGTGAGGGAGACGAGGGCagctcagatgaagaggaggtgcCCAGGAGCCCCCTGAAGGTCTTAGCCCAGGTGGAAGCTGAGCCAGTGGACACAGAGACAAAG GGGGCCAGCCAGAGCCAAGAGCCCAGCCAGAGCCATGGAGCTGCCCAGACCGGGACTCCCAGTACTCCAGTGAAATCTCCTAGGTCCAAACGAGTTCTTCCAGCCACCGGTACCATCGAGTCCATCGACCTGGACGGAGTCCCACAGTCTGTCCCTAGACTGGACAACACCGCTGCCAAGCATAAACTGTCTGTCAAACCCAAAAACCAGAGGATCTCCCGCAAGCACCGCCGATTCACACAG GATTTGCAGGAGGTGGATATCCCTGGCATACTGCAGGAGGAAACAGATGCAGCCGACGTCCAATACAGAACCGCTGAGGAAGAGACACCCCCAGAGAAAACTAAGAAGCAGAAACTGCAGGAGAACGAGAGACAGGAGTCCAGGAGGAAGCGAGAGCTGGCAGAACAAAGGcacagagaggaagaagaggataggAAGAAGAAAGCAGAGGAGTGGAGGCTGCGtgagttagaggaggagagatgtcGCCTACAAGAGGAGGAACTTATAcgtaaagaggaggaggaaaggaggcagggagaggagatggagaggaggatgaaagaagaagaggaaaaGAGGATTAGGGAGGATGaagaaaggagacagagagaactgGAGGTGATGAGAattagagaggaagaagagaggatacagagagaagaagagagaaggatgagGGAGGAATTGGAGCTTATGCAGcaagaggaggagcagaggacactagaggaagagaaaaggaggaaagaggaagaggaaagaatgaggaaagaggaagaggagaggaagcagCACGAACTGGAGGCAGAGCGTCTCTGTGTAGAGGAGGAAAAGAGACTGAAagaggcagaggaagaggaggaaaggaagaaaAAGCAGGTGGAAGAAAAGAGAAAACTGcttgcagaggaggaggaggagaagagactgtGTGCAGAAGTGGCTGCGAGCAACTCTGACCCTGAAAGGAAGAGGAGGGCGGAGGAGGTGcgctggagagagatggaggagagacagaggccgTTCACCTTCAAAGTGTCCTCTGGGGAGAAGCAGATCCTGTTCCAGAAGGTCAACCTGACGCCTGTTACGCCGGCCTCCAGCCAGCAGGTGGGCGCTGTGGCTGAACACAAAGAAGGAGCCAAGGCCTCGTCCCCTGGAGGAGCTGACTCCCCAACCCTCCCGTCCTCTCAGTATGTCCCCCACACAGCCATCCTGGTGACGGGTGCCCAGCTCTGTGGGACTGCTGTCAACCTGGACCATATCAAAGAAACCGCTTGTAAGTCTCTCCTGGGTCTGGCAGATGAAAAGAAAGCTGCCATGGGCACCCCACCACCAACCAAGAGCAAGACTTCACCAGACCGCAAGTCTGGGAAAACCAAATCCCTCAGCGAGTCCACAGACCAGTCCAGTGCAGCCGTCCTTGCAGAGTGGGCCAGTATCCGCTCCAAGATATTCAAGGGGACGGGGGAGGGAAAGTATGAGGAATACCCAGACCACCAGAGCCAGAGCCGACCCAGCAGTGAGGACCAGAGTCCGTTCCTCCATAGCAACCTCAGGAAGACCATGTCCGCCAGCGCCAAGTTCTCCATCACCCCGGCCAGGAAGAAGTTTTCCGACTCAAACAGGAACTCTGAGGTGTTGAGTCaggaagagaagaaaggaggaaGGCCAGCGTCTGCTGTCTCCGACACCTCCTCCAGTGCCTCTGTTCCCCCTGCAGCTTCACCAGCCCCAGACAGCAAGACCCAGAGCCGGGGCGGTAAGACTGTCCGGATTGCAGACGGAACAGGGGAGTGTATGTTTGCCAAAGACCTCCCGTCTTTCATAGTCCCCAGCTCTTCCCAGGCCTCACCCAGACCCAAGGGCTCTGAGACAGATACTGGGAGCCTGGGAGGAGAATCAGAGGACTCTGATGGccgggaggagggggaggagaagggccaGCCATCTCCGTTTGGGATCAAGCTGAGGAGGACCAACTACTCCCTCCGCTTCCACAGTGATCAGTCGACAGACAAGAGGAAGAAGAGGTACAGTGCCGGCGACAGCTTCGACGGGGTTCCCTCGCCTCTGACCCCCATTGACCGCGACTCTGACGCCTCAGTGTTCTCTAATAGCTCCAGCCCTGCGTCTCCACTCAGAGAGAGCTTTCCTGGGGTCAAGCCTGGACATGTGATTGTATCTCTTCCAGAGCCCCGGGCCAAAGCAGGCAAGTCTCCCACCCCTTCCATGCACAGCGAGGGGGAGAAGCTGCCTTCCAAACCCTCACTTTATCAGAGACCCAGCACATCCCCTAAATCTGcaacccctcccccctctccactcCCCAAAGTGGGCAGAGAGAGTTCCAGTGACGCAGTGGTCCAGAGGAGCTGGGTGGAGGCTGATTCAGCTGGCCATGAGGAgcgaggtgagaggaggagggaggagacctCAGCTGTGGCCCAGCTCCACAGGAACGGCCAGGGACAGAGCCAGGGCCAGGGGGAGGAGGAGCCCAAGGAGAAGAGGTCCTTCTTCCCCTCCATCAGTATCCCCTGGAGGGAGAAGGCTGACAGGAAGACGGAGCTCATCAGGAGAG AGGGAAAGCCATCACTGCAGAGCAGGCATTCATTGGACAGTACGCGGGTCCAGGACAAGGAGTCAGGGCCTCTGTGGATCACGCTAGCGCTGCAGAAACAGAAAGGCTTCAGGGAGCAGCAGCAGAGCCGAGACGAACGCCGCAACCACAGAGAGGCCAAACTGTCTGAGAAACAAACCAAGGACAAAGACAGC GATGTGTTGCTTAGTCCTATGGAGGGTAAGGGGAGTAGAAACACCAACCCTCCCAAACCACAGACACCGGAGGAAGCTAAGAGACCAGACACCCTCCTGGGCCGCTTGGAGCGCCGGGACCTCCTGAAGAAAGCCAACACCCTGCCCAGCTCTGTCACAG TTGAGATTGCAGACTCCACTCCATCGCCCCCTGCAGTGAAGGAGTTGACCAAGCGCTTCCCATCCACTGACTCTCCCCAGGTGTCCACTGAGCCGGCCTGGCTGGCTCTGGCCAAGCGCAAGGCTAAAGCCTGGAGTGACTGCCCTCAGATCATCAAATAA
- the cracd gene encoding capping protein inhibiting regulator of actin dynamics isoform X2 — translation MFPKVFLQWCAALSSCAAKIERRRQGKFQPFRRLFGRRKKREAAERGFDAVELKASFSTGEVCNGVVSDDEETNQHLRELNPIGARALSHDSVFIPEEAVQEPSPEHTMSQENVSDKVRNLQRQIAQNIKFGQRPPSLRKSEGDEGSSDEEEVPRSPLKVLAQVEAEPVDTETKGASQSQEPSQSHGAAQTGTPSTPVKSPRSKRVLPATGTIESIDLDGVPQSVPRLDNTAAKHKLSVKPKNQRISRKHRRFTQDLQEVDIPGILQEETDAADVQYRTAEEETPPEKTKKQKLQENERQESRRKRELAEQRHREEEEDRKKKAEEWRLRELEEERCRLQEEELIRKEEEERRQGEEMERRMKEEEEKRIREDEERRQRELEVMRIREEEERIQREEERRMREELELMQQEEEQRTLEEEKRRKEEEERMRKEEEERKQHELEAERLCVEEEKRLKEAEEEEERKKKQVEEKRKLLAEEEEEKRLCAEVAASNSDPERKRRAEEVRWREMEERQRPFTFKVSSGEKQILFQKVNLTPVTPASSQQVGAVAEHKEGAKASSPGGADSPTLPSSQYVPHTAILVTGAQLCGTAVNLDHIKETACKSLLGLADEKKAAMGTPPPTKSKTSPDRKSGKTKSLSESTDQSSAAVLAEWASIRSKIFKGTGEGKYEEYPDHQSQSRPSSEDQSPFLHSNLRKTMSASAKFSITPARKKFSDSNRNSEVLSQEEKKGGRPASAVSDTSSSASVPPAASPAPDSKTQSRGGKTVRIADGTGECMFAKDLPSFIVPSSSQASPRPKGSETDTGSLGGESEDSDGREEGEEKGQPSPFGIKLRRTNYSLRFHSDQSTDKRKKRYSAGDSFDGVPSPLTPIDRDSDASVFSNSSSPASPLRESFPGVKPGHVIVSLPEPRAKAGKSPTPSMHSEGEKLPSKPSLYQRPSTSPKSATPPPSPLPKVGRESSSDAVVQRSWVEADSAGHEERGERRREETSAVAQLHRNGQGQSQGQGEEEPKEKRSFFPSISIPWREKADRKTELIRREGKPSLQSRHSLDSTRVQDKESGPLWITLALQKQKGFREQQQSRDERRNHREAKLSEKQTKDKDSDVLLSPMEGKGSRNTNPPKPQTPEEAKRPDTLLGRLERRDLLKKANTLPSSVTVEIADSTPSPPAVKELTKRFPSTDSPQVSTEPAWLALAKRKAKAWSDCPQIIK, via the exons AGAGGCGACGGCAGGGCAAATTCCAGCCGTTCCGACGCCTGTttgggaggaggaagaagagggaggcagCGGAAAGGGGCTTTGATGCAGTAGAGCTGAAGGCTAGCTTCTCCACAGGGGAAGTGTGCAACGGAGTCGTCTCAGATGATGAGGAGACCAATCAACATCTGAG GGAGCTGAACCCCATTGGCGCCCGAGCCCTCTCCCACGACAGTGTGTTTATCCCAGAGGAAGCAGTACAGGAGCCCAGTCCAGAACATACCATGTCCCAGGAAAACGTCTCCGATAAAGTCAGGAACCTGCAG AGGCAGATAGCACAGAATATCAAGTTTGGCCAGAGGCCCCCCTCTCTGAGGAAGAGTGAGGGAGACGAGGGCagctcagatgaagaggaggtgcCCAGGAGCCCCCTGAAGGTCTTAGCCCAGGTGGAAGCTGAGCCAGTGGACACAGAGACAAAG GGGGCCAGCCAGAGCCAAGAGCCCAGCCAGAGCCATGGAGCTGCCCAGACCGGGACTCCCAGTACTCCAGTGAAATCTCCTAGGTCCAAACGAGTTCTTCCAGCCACCGGTACCATCGAGTCCATCGACCTGGACGGAGTCCCACAGTCTGTCCCTAGACTGGACAACACCGCTGCCAAGCATAAACTGTCTGTCAAACCCAAAAACCAGAGGATCTCCCGCAAGCACCGCCGATTCACACAG GATTTGCAGGAGGTGGATATCCCTGGCATACTGCAGGAGGAAACAGATGCAGCCGACGTCCAATACAGAACCGCTGAGGAAGAGACACCCCCAGAGAAAACTAAGAAGCAGAAACTGCAGGAGAACGAGAGACAGGAGTCCAGGAGGAAGCGAGAGCTGGCAGAACAAAGGcacagagaggaagaagaggataggAAGAAGAAAGCAGAGGAGTGGAGGCTGCGtgagttagaggaggagagatgtcGCCTACAAGAGGAGGAACTTATAcgtaaagaggaggaggaaaggaggcagggagaggagatggagaggaggatgaaagaagaagaggaaaaGAGGATTAGGGAGGATGaagaaaggagacagagagaactgGAGGTGATGAGAattagagaggaagaagagaggatacagagagaagaagagagaaggatgagGGAGGAATTGGAGCTTATGCAGcaagaggaggagcagaggacactagaggaagagaaaaggaggaaagaggaagaggaaagaatgaggaaagaggaagaggagaggaagcagCACGAACTGGAGGCAGAGCGTCTCTGTGTAGAGGAGGAAAAGAGACTGAAagaggcagaggaagaggaggaaaggaagaaaAAGCAGGTGGAAGAAAAGAGAAAACTGcttgcagaggaggaggaggagaagagactgtGTGCAGAAGTGGCTGCGAGCAACTCTGACCCTGAAAGGAAGAGGAGGGCGGAGGAGGTGcgctggagagagatggaggagagacagaggccgTTCACCTTCAAAGTGTCCTCTGGGGAGAAGCAGATCCTGTTCCAGAAGGTCAACCTGACGCCTGTTACGCCGGCCTCCAGCCAGCAGGTGGGCGCTGTGGCTGAACACAAAGAAGGAGCCAAGGCCTCGTCCCCTGGAGGAGCTGACTCCCCAACCCTCCCGTCCTCTCAGTATGTCCCCCACACAGCCATCCTGGTGACGGGTGCCCAGCTCTGTGGGACTGCTGTCAACCTGGACCATATCAAAGAAACCGCTTGTAAGTCTCTCCTGGGTCTGGCAGATGAAAAGAAAGCTGCCATGGGCACCCCACCACCAACCAAGAGCAAGACTTCACCAGACCGCAAGTCTGGGAAAACCAAATCCCTCAGCGAGTCCACAGACCAGTCCAGTGCAGCCGTCCTTGCAGAGTGGGCCAGTATCCGCTCCAAGATATTCAAGGGGACGGGGGAGGGAAAGTATGAGGAATACCCAGACCACCAGAGCCAGAGCCGACCCAGCAGTGAGGACCAGAGTCCGTTCCTCCATAGCAACCTCAGGAAGACCATGTCCGCCAGCGCCAAGTTCTCCATCACCCCGGCCAGGAAGAAGTTTTCCGACTCAAACAGGAACTCTGAGGTGTTGAGTCaggaagagaagaaaggaggaaGGCCAGCGTCTGCTGTCTCCGACACCTCCTCCAGTGCCTCTGTTCCCCCTGCAGCTTCACCAGCCCCAGACAGCAAGACCCAGAGCCGGGGCGGTAAGACTGTCCGGATTGCAGACGGAACAGGGGAGTGTATGTTTGCCAAAGACCTCCCGTCTTTCATAGTCCCCAGCTCTTCCCAGGCCTCACCCAGACCCAAGGGCTCTGAGACAGATACTGGGAGCCTGGGAGGAGAATCAGAGGACTCTGATGGccgggaggagggggaggagaagggccaGCCATCTCCGTTTGGGATCAAGCTGAGGAGGACCAACTACTCCCTCCGCTTCCACAGTGATCAGTCGACAGACAAGAGGAAGAAGAGGTACAGTGCCGGCGACAGCTTCGACGGGGTTCCCTCGCCTCTGACCCCCATTGACCGCGACTCTGACGCCTCAGTGTTCTCTAATAGCTCCAGCCCTGCGTCTCCACTCAGAGAGAGCTTTCCTGGGGTCAAGCCTGGACATGTGATTGTATCTCTTCCAGAGCCCCGGGCCAAAGCAGGCAAGTCTCCCACCCCTTCCATGCACAGCGAGGGGGAGAAGCTGCCTTCCAAACCCTCACTTTATCAGAGACCCAGCACATCCCCTAAATCTGcaacccctcccccctctccactcCCCAAAGTGGGCAGAGAGAGTTCCAGTGACGCAGTGGTCCAGAGGAGCTGGGTGGAGGCTGATTCAGCTGGCCATGAGGAgcgaggtgagaggaggagggaggagacctCAGCTGTGGCCCAGCTCCACAGGAACGGCCAGGGACAGAGCCAGGGCCAGGGGGAGGAGGAGCCCAAGGAGAAGAGGTCCTTCTTCCCCTCCATCAGTATCCCCTGGAGGGAGAAGGCTGACAGGAAGACGGAGCTCATCAGGAGAG AGGGAAAGCCATCACTGCAGAGCAGGCATTCATTGGACAGTACGCGGGTCCAGGACAAGGAGTCAGGGCCTCTGTGGATCACGCTAGCGCTGCAGAAACAGAAAGGCTTCAGGGAGCAGCAGCAGAGCCGAGACGAACGCCGCAACCACAGAGAGGCCAAACTGTCTGAGAAACAAACCAAGGACAAAGACAGC GATGTGTTGCTTAGTCCTATGGAGGGTAAGGGGAGTAGAAACACCAACCCTCCCAAACCACAGACACCGGAGGAAGCTAAGAGACCAGACACCCTCCTGGGCCGCTTGGAGCGCCGGGACCTCCTGAAGAAAGCCAACACCCTGCCCAGCTCTGTCACAG TTGAGATTGCAGACTCCACTCCATCGCCCCCTGCAGTGAAGGAGTTGACCAAGCGCTTCCCATCCACTGACTCTCCCCAGGTGTCCACTGAGCCGGCCTGGCTGGCTCTGGCCAAGCGCAAGGCTAAAGCCTGGAGTGACTGCCCTCAGATCATCAAATAA